Proteins from a single region of Oncorhynchus tshawytscha isolate Ot180627B linkage group LG03, Otsh_v2.0, whole genome shotgun sequence:
- the LOC112229656 gene encoding protein SMG5, translated as MSGPGQDSEPEAKVLLIKRLYRAVVESVHKLDVVIGSKSSYREVFKPENISLRNKLRELCVKLMFLHPVDYGRKAEELLWRKVYYEVIQVIKTNKKHIHSRSTLECAYRTHLIAGVGFFQHLLLYIQSHYQLEMQDCIDWTHVTDPLIGRKKPVSATLKEMEWATMACHRCLVYLGDLARYQNELAGVEAEQLAERFYHQALSVTPHVGMPFNQLGTLVGSKFYNVEATYYYLRCIQSETPFEGAYGNLKRLFDKAAKMYHQVKKQEMKKLSPSRQRSKDIKQLLVSFMYLQSLLQPKNSLLETELTSLCQSVLEDFNLVLFYLPSPPHGHEATSPSEEEHEEHESPCALLPDALVFKMVVTCLMVVHSLKRGGSKQYSASIAFTLALFSHLVNHVNIRLQAELEEGESQVPPLQNDNTDDSELRDPSDPLTSEERPLQNGSLDHEEDEVGHRSTVAQKAGVGERKAEEEKQKQKKYARLSMMRRRRCATRKEDESDLSEGFESDEEEEEEQRGCADSGDGASRPSLTPSMLRKESKSRREHPTEGTWESASEEDEEGSTAFDVETDSDMNSQESRSDLEDIEDSETPENLDAPPRGEVQPEDDDDEEEEEEQADPREDGDGDTPPATNGPLLPSDPSISSNLQAMSSQLFQAKRCFRLAPTFSNVLLRPHSSATNSTPNPTDPDAASTTPSQETPPSPGDSPCDAGPGTANGTKDNEVDSDSECSVHSNQSVHSEKTLSERLEILTNQGLIQVVKVFVDWLRTNTDIVLMCAQSSQSLWNRLSVLLNLLPDGSKMLEAELGLNTEVTELLSECEQPGLVQSLLLPEDLALRHLPALNLAHRHLDYTRPRPSLSPVQECVVRVCCIRSFGHFLTNLQCNVLHFNPEAGIFTSISQSEQDNLVQQAKAQFRMAEEEARRNRLMRDMAQLRLQLEVSQLEGSLQQPKTQSSMSPYLVPDSAALCQHLNLLRHLAGSGCFIIIIPRTVIDGLDHLKKENAGARDGIRFLESEFRKGNRYIRCQKESGRSFERDKLKRQDIEAWHLYKTVDSCRQLTVSQSNGDEDTAGMVTILTGHSVEELCTRSAPMKCAIQAVATAGMELKNIVEFYRQWKEVG; from the exons ATGAGTGGACCTGGGCAGGATAGCGAGCCAGAGGCAAAAGTCCTCCTCATCAAGCGGCTATACAG GGCAGTGGTTGAGTCGGTACACAAGCTGGATGTCGTCATTGGCAGCAAGTCATCGTACAGGGAGGTCTTCAAGCCTGAGAACATCAGCCTTCGCAACAA GTTGAGGGAGCTGTGTGTGAAGCTGATGTTTCTCCACCCTGTGGACTATGGTCGCAAGGCTGAGGAGCTTCTGTGGAGGAAGGTCTACTACGAGGTCATCCAGGTCATCAAGACCAACAAGAAG CACATCCACAGTCGCAGTACCCTGGAATGTGCCTACAGGACTCACCTGATAGCCGGCGTGGGCTTCTTCCAGCACCTGCTGCTCTACATCCAGTCACACTACCAGCTGGAAATGCAGGACTGCATCGACTGGACCCATGTCACCGACCCCCTCatcg GTCGGAAGAAGCCGGTATCAGCCACCCTTAAGGAGATGGAGTGGGCCACAATGGCCTGCCATCGCTGCCTGGTGTACCTGGGAGATCTAG CCCGTTACCAGAACGAATTGGCTGGGGTGGAGGCTGAGCAGCTGGCAGAGCGGTTCTACCACCAGGCCCTGTCTGTCACTCCGCACGTAG GAATGCCTTTCAATCAGTTAGGTACACTGGTGGGGAGTAAATTCTACAACGTGGAGGCCACCTATTACTACCTACGCTG TATACAGTCGGAGACTCCCTTCGAAGGGGCCTATGGGAATTTGAAGCGTCTGTTTGATAAAGCAGCTAAGATGTACCACCAGGTGAAGAAACAGGAGATGAAGAAGCTGTCTCCCTCACGGCAAAG ATCCAAGGACATCAAGCAACTTCTAGTGAGCTTCATGTACCTGCAGAGTCTACTGCAGCCCAAGAACAG TCTGCTGGAGACAGAGTTGACCTCTCTGTGTCAGTCGGTGCTGGAGGATTTTAACTTGGTGCTGTTTTACCTGCCTTCGCCGCCACACGGCCACGAGGCCACTTCCCCCAGCGAGGAGGAGCATGAGGAGCACGAATCGCCCTGCGCCCTGCTCCCCGACGCCCTCGTCTTCAAGATGGTGGTCACCTGCCTCATGGTGGTGCACAGCCTGAAGCGGGGAG GGTCAAAGCAGTACAGTGCGTCAATAGCCTTCACGCTGGCCCTCTTCTCCCACCTGGTGAACCATGTCAACATCCGCCTGCAGGCTGagctggaggagggggagagccaGGTGCCCCCGCTGCAGAACGACAACACAG ACGACTCTGAGTTGAGAGACCCGTCTGACCCGTTGACCTCGGAAGAGAGGCCCCTGCAGAATGGCTCCCTAGACCATGAGGAGGACGAGGTGGGCCACCGGAGCACCGTGGCCCAGAAAGCAGGCGTCGGTGAGCGGaaggcagaggaggagaaacagaagcaAAAGAAGTACGCCCGCCTATCCATgatgcgccgccgccgctgcgccaCCCGCAAAGAAGACGAGAGCGACCTGAGCGAGGGTTTCGAGAGcgacgaagaggaggaagaagaacagAGGGGCTGCGCCGACTCCGGGGACGGCGCCTCGAGACCCTCACTCACCCCCTCCATGCTGAGAAAGGAGAGCAAGAGCAGGAGGGAGCACCCGACAGAGGGGACCTGGGAGAGCGCCTCGGAGGAAGACGAGGAGGGGAGCACGGCCTTCGACGTGGAGACTGACTCGGACATGAACAGTCAGGAGTCCCGCTCTGACTTGGAGGATATAGAGGACTCAGAAACCCCAGAGAACTTGGACGCACCTCCTCGGGGGGAGGTGCAGCCTGAAGAcgacgatgatgaggaggaggaggaggagcaagccGATCCCAGGGAGGACGGAGACGGGGACACCCCTCCGGCCACCAACGGCCCACTCCTGCCCAGCGACCCCAGTATCAGCAGTAACCTCCAGGCCATGTCATCCCAGCTGTTCCAGGCCAAGCGCTGCTTCCGCCTGGCGCCCACCTTCAGCAACGTGCTGCTGAGGCCCCACAGCTCCGCCACCAACTCCACACCCAACCCCACTGATCCAGACGCCGCCTCTACCACCCCCTCCCAGGAGACCCCTCCTTCCCCGGGGGACTCACCCTGCGACGCTGGCCCCGGCACTGCCAACGGAACCAAAGACAATG AGGTGGATTCCGATTCAGAGTGTAGTGTGCACAGCAACCAATCAGTACACAGCGAGAAGACCCTGTCGGAGAGACTGGAGATTCTGACCAATCAGGGGCTCATCCAGGTGGTCAAGGTGTTTGTGGATTGGCTGAGAACCAACACTGACATTGTCCTCATGTGTGCACAG AGTTCTCAGAGCCTATGGAACAGACTGTCTGTGCTACTCAACCTGCTGCCTGACGGGAGCAAGATGCTGGAAGCAG AGCTGGGTCTGAACACTGAGGTGACGGAGCTGCTGAGTGAGTGTGAGCAGCCTGGCCTggtccagtccctgctgctgcctGAGGACCTGGCCCTGCGACACCTACCTGCCCTCAACCTGGCCCACCGCCACCTCGACTACACCCGCCCCAGACCTTCCCTCAGCCCCGTACAGGAG tgtGTGGTGCGCGTGTGCTGCATCCGCAGCTTTGGCCACTTCCTCACCAATCTCCAATGCAACGTACTGCACTTCAACCCGGAGGCGGGCATCTTCACCAGCATCAGCCAATCAGAGCAGGACAACCTTGTGCAGCAGGCCAAGGCCCAGTTCCGCATG GCAGAGGAGGAGGCTCGACGAAACCGCCTGATGAGAGACATGGCTCAGCTCCGCCTACAG TTGGAGGTGTCTCAGCTAGAGGGCAGCCTGCAGCAGCCCAAGACCCAGTCCTCCATGTCTCCGTACCTGGTACCCGACTCTGCCGCCCTGTGCCAGCACCTCAACCTCCTCAGACATCTGGCTGGCAGTGGctgcttcatcatcatcatcccccgcACAG TGATTGATGGCCTGGACCACCTGAAGAAGGAGAATGCCGGAGCGAGGGACGGTATCCGCTTCCTGGAGTCTGAGTTCCGTAAAGGCAACAG GTACATACGTTGCCAGAAGGAGTCGGGGAGGAGTTTTGAGAGGGACAAGCTGAAACGCCAGGACATTGAAGCCTG GCATCTATACAAGACTGTGGACAGCTGTCGTCAGCTGACCGTCTCCCAGAGCAACGGAGACGAAGACACGGCTGGTATGGTCACTATTCTCACCGGTCACtcagtggaggagctgtgtaccCGCTCTGCACCCATGAAG TGTGCCATCCAGGCAGTGGCGACAGCAGGCATGGAGCTGAAGAACATTGTGGAGTTCTACCGTCAGTGGAAGGAGGTTGGCTGA